The Mytilus galloprovincialis chromosome 11, xbMytGall1.hap1.1, whole genome shotgun sequence genome contains the following window.
gttaaatacgACTTTTCTCCTCCCTCCCCTCTTCTGATAGTTTCTGTACGCATTCACTCACTCATCCTCTTCGTGCTTATCAGCAAATAAGGCCTCGTATGCACTTGTTATTTAATAGATTCagcattgtttttattttcaaccCAAATTATTTTGTCAAAGCGCAGTTGCTTATCTATAAATTTAACACTGTATTCCTCTAACTGTGTTCGTAATAATGCTGTGTATAAAATCGTAGCTAAGTGCATCTACTAATGCATGTACGCCATCATATGCTTCTGATTGTTGTAGTTTGTTTGTAGAAtacttttttatgtaattttggaTAGTAGACTTTTATTGTTAACTTCATTTAGCGATTgtgaaaaaaaactaaactttattgaatacatttttatttttgttacttttataaatatgacaaaatatatactTTAGATCAAGTGATgcattttaaataatatatttgttcACGTTTTGTTTTAAAGTCTGATTAAATCATTAAGTTTGAATATCTGTATCATCGTTTATGTATACTATCAAGGATATATTTAACGAGGTTTATCGACTCACCACGAAGTATTCCGATGTTAATAATAATTaacttgtatattattttttacagtGCCAGTAAAGTATGTGCCAATTGTAAAGCATGTCCCAGTCTATAAAACGGTCCCAAAATATATTCCAAGATATATCCGAGGTAAGTTCATTTATAGGAGGACAATAAtcaatacaaatatgtttataCCCCAATCGCCACAACTCGGCTGATTCCGTACCTCCTTCTAACGGGAGAGAAGCGGTTCACCCGAGGTTTGCCGACTGGTTTTTACCCTTAACGTATTTACCAAAGGGAGagaataaatgatattttttgtttgtcaCACTGTAAAGATGGGTTATTTTTCTTCTGATAACCAATGCGTTAAAGGATtgatggcttttttttttttttttaatttttacactgaatgataacatattttaaattttgaaaaataattaagacatttaatttaacttttttttattgtttttaatttatctgTTACTAACTTATCttgttcaaaataaaattaattttaataacaaatctaaaacaatatatatgtagcTCTTCAGtcgcagataaaaaaaaaaaaaagaagacaatatATCTGCTGTTTTTCAGCCTCATTTTAAATAGGCTTGATTTTTATCTTTCAGTTCCAGTTATAAAAAAGATCAAGGTACCTCACACAGTTATCCAAAAAGGTAATTATTCATATATCATACACATGTGTTTTAAATTCAGTCTTccatacatgtttaaccccgccgcaattttgcggtTTTTATATTGTATACCTTACCGCAAAAATATTTTCGTAACGACACAACAGATGCTTCGGTTGTGACATTCAGTCAACAAAAGATAAGGAATATAATATTTCGGTCAAGGAATTTGATATATCACAGAAGCAATTTTCTCAGTAGACGAAATATACACGTAGTAAAAATAACAGTCATGTAGCTATCGTAATATGTTTCCTTCTTTTAATCAGAGGAACATTCACACGAACAATTTTGGATTGTTATAAATTCATGTAGCAGTATACATAATaccatatatatacacataaccCGACGTTAGATAAAGATAGATTTCACTCATATGTTTATTCTTAGCCTGTGTATTCAATATACATATGCGCTCACAGCATGTCGCATACTTCGTCcattcatttattgtttacacaattttcattggtcaattgtttgttttttttaattcttcttcAAAAATGAATACTGTTGTTTTATCTTCCAGTACCCGTTTACAATACCATCGTGAAGTACGTACCTAAAGCAGTTAAGGTTTACGTGCCAAAGGAAAAAATCGTAGAGGTACCAGTACATCACCACACAGAAAAAGTTATTGAGGTACCAGTTCCGGGACCAGCAAGTAAGTCcagtcatttatttttgtgggattCGGGGTTTAGGGGGAGCCTTTTGTGAATTTTAAGATAAATGATTATCTAGTAATACGTTAatgaattaaaacatattttctcCTTGGCGCTTTTCCACAATTCTGTCCATAAATAGAACCTGTGTAAAGGTTTTCGAATGTTATTGTTAATAACATTCTCTTTTGCTAAtttctaagttttttttaatggcagcacaatggaaaaaaacaccaaaattaaaaaaaaattttagtattatattttaatttgtcgTGATTATTATTTGTAGTTCACCACAAACCAGATGTTATTGTTGCTGGCGGTGGTAAGTTCCTACTTAGATAAGCTGTGTACtcatgaatttttcaaaataaaggaTATTAGATATGAAGTACATATTGTAATAAAATACATAATtcctttatttcttttattttctcgtACACAAAACAGTGTAAAATTCTTGCATTATTATATTGGATTATATTctcataaaaaagaatgaaaaaatgaCATATCGCAACCACTGAAAAACTCGTATATATACAACACTTTTGTACAAAGAGGAATACTGTATGGTCCATGTGAAAACCACTGACAACTCTTACAAAAAGTGGAATACTACAGTCTCGGTGAATAATTTACCATCTTATGATAaagtttataatattttaaagaatttatcacatttttatataaaaatgtaagaAAGAAGATTTGGGCTATATGTCAATAAGACCGGGACAAAACAACGCAACAATACACATGTCATCTAGATAAAGTTTTGAGATTAGTCAAATGTTTACcatacaaaatacaataaaaatgcataattttcaaaTTCAAGTTTGCAATGATATCGTTTATTTCTGTTTGCGCCAAGCGTTGCTTGCTTAGTCGCTGCATTCACGCAAGACTATATGGCTGCTGTCTTTCCATCAGGCTAGTTAAATAGCTTCATTCAAGCAAAATGCATTCCTGCTAGAATGTAAGGCGTCTTTCAATCAGAATGTATAAAATAGTTTTAATAGTCTTGCATGAGATTAGattttctgaattattttttttaatttatttatttattttttttttttttttcttttcacgaACAATGCGAAATATTATTTACTAATCTAAACCGGATGTTGAACTACTATTGTGTCCGGATCTTAActggttaattaaaaaaaaagatcccCCATAAGGGAAACATTTCATTTGTCAAACTTTGATTAATCTAAAGCACCGGACAATAGATTCTTCTTTTATACTTAAGGCCTACAGATAACATGACAGGCTTCAATCATATTTTTATACTCAGTGTAAATTAATCTGCATTGCTATCAGTCAAAATGGGATTGTATAATCACTCCTTATCCCTGCTTTTTAAACAGTGTCTAAGTATAACCCGATTAATTCAGTCGGTATATTCTGCTGATCTACGATTACTACATTAacaagtaggagagatcgattacggggagggactgaattatgcGGGTTATTCTAATAATGATATGctaacatacataaatatatatatagctatactAACATGTGATATCTTGCTTGCAGACAACATCCAGATTGGAGGCGGCAACGGTAAGATTGGCTTTGCATCGCTTAAAATTTGATTAACTTATTTTAGACCAAATTTGCGTGCTTTTTCGTGTTGATcgcaaaataaaacatgaaataaaataagCTAAAGATTTACATGTAGTTTAGTGTGGAATTAATTTAAATGTTTGTTCTTGAATAATGTTATCTATCAAATTACACGTCtgtgtttgaatatttttaaccaaattaaGATAACTAAATTTAAATGAGATAtcaaaaagtttgattttttgctaatcaaaaaatagaacaaaatgtgTTTTGATTCAGACTATCAAAAACCTACAACGTACAACATTCAAAAGACTACACAACTTTGGCTTAATGCAAGGAAAACGCCTTTTCCCTGAAATTTCCAAATAAAAGATTATATACTCATGCTAATAAATGATTAAAAGATAATTTATTTAGATTTCTATAAACTTTTCAACAAAATAATTgccattttttttggtaaaacttTTTCATTCGTATAATTTGGATGTTTAGTTAAACAACAATACTAACctaaatttaaaactattttagaTTTTGGCTTTGACGCAGCATGGGAAAACGATTTCCAGTTTAACGGTGGAGCCGGTAAGATATTGTTGCGCACAGACGCACTGCGCATTATCATTATTAACATCGGTCACACATGTTTGTTGTGATTGATAAGATAAACTTGTTGGTTTATCCAAACTTTAATCTTTGATTTATTAAGgcattgaaatattaaaaagttaCATTAAGTGTTGATAATGATAATTTCCATCTTCATATTTGACTTGACAAGCCGACTTGTCTGTTTAATGCGCATGCTATTTTGTTTACTTAGAAAGACATACAGTGACATTAACATTATATAAACCTCATTTCGATATATAAATTCAATTATAagatatttctattttctttcttTACGTTGTCATTTTCTCTATAAAACATTCTTTTCCACTAACAACCTGCATGCGCATGCGTTTATAATCTGCTGTGCGTACGCACCGATTTCATTTACAGTTCCAACTCAGCAAACAGAAATATGCGACTTGCAAAAGAATCAAATACAAAAGGATGAATTGTTTGCTATTTTAGGTTTTTAGATAAACATCCTTATAAGTATACATTATAGAATTAAAACAACAACTTTATGTAACATTTAGCAAATATGtactttgaaaaagaaataattgcATACTTTACATGGATGTTTATTTAAAGAAACTGTAACTATGATTTTAATATGTAACAATCAGTTATTTCGTCCTATTTTTTTTCCTCTGGTGGAGGAGGAGTTTTTTCCTCTGGTGGCGGAGGCGGACCATTATCCTTAGCCGCCAATGGTGCTGGAGGAGCCAATGTTATGAAACTAGGCAATGGAATAGAAGTTATCGATACCGGTGCAGCTAAAATATTCGACCTTGGTTTCGGACCTGAAAACCTTGAAAAGATTCTTCAAACTCAAGCTGTTCAGGCTATACTAAATGATGCCACTGGTACTGGTGGTGGCCATGGAGGCGCTGGCGGCAATGGTGCTGGCGGTCACGGTGGCGTTGGAGGTCATGGTGGTGGCGGCGGCCACGGTGGTGCTAAAGCAGGTCATGGTGGTGGTAATGGCGGCCATGGAGGTCCAAGAGACATTTTCATAGACCAAACAGGACACGCAGGTGGGGCTGGAGTTGATTTTCTAGGTGGGGGACAACAACTTGTCTTCGATCAAGGAGCTCCAATTGGCGGGGCGGTTGGCATAAACGCGGGTCAATTTGTCGACTTTGGTATTGGGGGTCATGGTGGACAAGCAGGGGGCGGGGGTCATGGTGGAATTGTAGATATGGGACATGGTGGTGCCGGACATGGAGGTGCCGGAGGCCACGGCGGACTAGGAGGAGGAGGTCACGGTGGATTCGTAGATGTTGGACATGGCGGTGCTGGAGGCCACGGCGGTGCCGGAGGCCACGGCGGACTCGGAGGAGGAGGCCATGGTGGACATGTAGATTTCGGACACGGAGGAGGCGGGGGTCACGGTGGGGGAGGCAATGGTGGGCAAGGCAGTGGGAAAGGAGATATAAATATCGGAATTGGATTAGGCTCTGGAGGCGGCATGGGTCAAGGAATTGCCGGTGGAGGAAAAGCTGTCGGAATAGGAATGGGAGGTGGCGGTGGACACCATGGCGGCGCCGGTGGACATGGAGGCAGTGGTCATGGTGGCTCCGGGGGACATGGAGGCGGTGGTCACGGCGGAGCTGGTGGACATGGCGGCGCTGGTGGTCACGGAGGCGCTGGTGGACATGGAGGCGGTGGTCACGGCGGCGCTGGTGGACATGGAAGCGCTGGAGGTCACGGAGGTGCTGGTGGACATGGATTAGGAGCCGATTTCGGATTTTTGCCTCAAGATATAGGAATGGGTTTCGGAACTAAAGATCTAGCACTCGGTGTTGGAGTAGGTCCTGGAAGTATTGGCGCAGGGATATCTGGAGGTCAAGGAGGAGCTGGGATGGGAATGACCCATGACTCAGTCGGCATTGGTGGAGGAACTCATGGCGGTGGTGGAGCAGCAATGGGAGCTGCAGATGCCCAAGTTGGCCTGGGCTTTTCGGCTGGTGATGGCTTGGGTCTTGGTATGAGTAAACCAGGAGGTAACAGAAATGTTAAATGTGTTCTGTGTAGCATGTGACTTAACGAAATTTACTAACTTCTGACCTTTCGTACTTCTCTCTCCCTACTCTATATGTATGTATTCATGTATTAACCTTGCCATCTTTACTATTTACAGAACAACACGCACCTCGATCTATTGTTATTTGTAAGTATTTAAGGACCGTTTTGGATACTGGTTTATCTTTGGTGATGATGTTGGTTTTTGTTCCTATCAGACAATAAGTTCAAGTTGGCGCATGCCCATTGAAGGATAAatgggaaaaaaaatatatcaaaatacttgaaatgttaagaatatgttcatatatttaaaagacaaaaatgttggtttgccttgttgtatttattcatttctatttgtttattttgtatttcaaaatttgcattgtatttaattttttcaaattttggttaTAGGATATGGTCTCGAATTTATGGTTGTGGTGATTGTTGAATTGCAAATTTTATAgcacttttgtcgtaaagttcATTTTAAGCCTTTTGAAAACGATTATTAATATAAAGCATCATCAGTATTACTCTTCTACAACACTTAAATAAACGATgagttattaaaaaataatcttgaaaaatccATTGTTCTTTTAATATCATCTAGTTAACATCAAATTATATGTATACGTgtgaatgtgttgttttgttCTCGTATTATATTAACACATTAACACATGTTTATATGTTGTGTATTAATATatctgtttttatcttttttcgtCACATGATCAGCTGATGCTGACAATGGTAAGTCTTCCTCgcactatttttttctttctttttgaatttgatttaaaaatataattcttttaattaaatattgatgagatataaaaaaaaaaataataataattggaAGAAAATAATACAGAAAGTAATTCGCCATTTTCCATTACATTTAttcatttcgatttttttttaaatttttgtattcaaaaatataaacaaaacacccTTTCTCATATTGGCATTTCCTGCTTCAATGAATAacgaataaaacaataaaaatattaaaaacttcaTAAGAGGAACAATAATTTTGATTGGTCGCTAGCATTTACTATTTTACTAACATTTATATAACTACTTGTAGTTCAAGTGAACGCTGCTCCCGGCGGTGGTGCACAAGCTGATCTTGTTATAAGTAAGTctatatttttacattattgCATAGTTCGCTATTAATGTATAAATAAAGTAGCATTGTTTTTGCTTGTTTATTCCCATGTTTTTAATATGGAaaagttaatatttatttttttgcaaattgataaaaaaaaaaaaatacaaaccgtTTAAATAAAGcattgaaaaataaatcattgaattAAAGTCAAAagtcaaagaaataaaaaaaaaggaactaTTGAGATGCCGTTTATTGTGATTTAGTATGTATTATGCTGCTTTTTTTCTGCCCATTGTAACCATGCCTATATTATCTGCTTTCAGACGGCGCTGACAATGTCAATGGTAatgtaaaaaacaacaaaacagcgCGCTTGCAAACACTGAAAGCGCTCTACTTTAACTTCTAACCAAACAAAATGATCAAACACTGTTTACTTTGCATTTATGATTGATAGAGATTTTATGAGAGCTGATATATCTGTCACATAATGCTCTTAGTTGACATACGCCAATGCGATATCCATGGCTGTTAGTTGACACACACCAATGCGATATCAATGGCTGTTAGTTGACACACGCCAATGCGATATCCATGGCTCTTAGTTGACACACGCCAATGCGATATTCTTGGCTGTAAGTTGACACACGCCAATGCAATATCCATAGCTCTTAGTTGACACACGTCAATGCGATATTATTGGATCTTAGTTAAAACACGCCAATGCGATATTCATGAATGCTTTAAATGTAACATCATTCtatttaatgtaatatttaaacagtttttgATCATCTTCTTATCTAACATATCCAGAATTCATGACTGACAAAATACCGTTTCTCCTTTTTCActaagtttttgtttgtttgtgtttttgatCACGTGGTTTATCTAACATATCTAGAATCTTATGACTGTAACTGACTAAATACCGTCTCTACTTCTCTTCCCAGAATTCTTATTTATAATAGTGCTGGAATTTTACTTCTTATGTTACTGCTCTTTTTATATACacgtttttgtttgtgttttaagGAAGTTGACTTTGgtttagggagataactcttaaaaATCAGTCACGCGTTTGAAAAAGTCAAATTAcaagtttcatcaatgtatttttagcatttacctgaaacagattgtaAATAATCTATGTCACCTAGAAgtttagaatatatttatgaaaatggttgacaccaACGTATTAAGAACGATAACTCTTTAAATCGGTAGTGCGTTTGTAACAGACAGCTGCTTCGATGCTTTTTAAGCATCTGtgtgaaacagttttaaaaacaaatctgaattaaagttatgaaaaaattattgaaacatttataagagttgtgtcccttaccaaagtaaaaatatttttccatTGATGATCGATATCGTTCGAAATACATAACCACAAAGATTAATacatcttatttctttttttttttttttgtattcgttATACTATTTggcttgacatttgtttttcgaTGACATAAGAAATAATAGACAATTTCTATTTCATCTCATTCAAAAAACTTAAAGAGAACAATACTGTTTATAAGAAAAGAATATTACATTTCCTAAGCATAGGTTGTTGAAAGTGTTCGATCTTTAGACTCATGAACGTTAAATATGACTGTGCACGTGTTTATGGAATTCATGAATATGAATTTGGACAGCATCTGTAAAATTTATTTGCGTTGGGTTTTTTGTTTTGCCGAATaagataaaaattaaacaaatattactaGAAGCTTTTAGCGAATATCTACTCAATGAAGGACCAACCAaattctgaaaatattaaaaaaaagttcaaatgttGCTTATAAACGGGAGTTTTAGATTTTTCATTTGGTTTATGTATTCGTCTTTTTCAGTGGACGGTGGTATTAATTTCGGACATTTAGGCGGAAACGGAGGTCACTTTGCAGGTAGGAATATATCAAAGTTTCTTATTTGCAAATGATTGAGAAAACataacatatttgaaataaaagatttttttaaagaaaatgaaaacaaagaacTTAAAAAAGCAGTTAATAAACAGATTTGTTTTTCATCTTTAAACAGTTTTTGATATCTACTCTGtatctttctttaaaaaaaaccattgtgTTTCCGATTAAATGCTtagtttgatattaaaatattattaagaTATCAAgcacatatatttaaatttagttcATGTTACATTTATTTAGCTGTTTAGTAATAAAAATATGCA
Protein-coding sequences here:
- the LOC143052571 gene encoding uncharacterized protein LOC143052571 isoform X6, with amino-acid sequence MNKLILLALVVVALECVSSHKYPYRRRYLPRSKLGLRYSKKLPVKYVPIVKHVPVYKTVPKYIPRYIRVPVIKKIKVPHTVIQKVPVYNTIVKYVPKAVKVYVPKEKIVEVPVHHHTEKVIEVPVPGPAIHHKPDVIVAGGDNIQIGGGNDFGFDAAWENDFQFNGGAEQHAPRSIVISDADNVQVNAAPGGGAQADLVINGADNVNVDGGINFGHLGGNGGHFAADAGHHGSQHPVAIIGIDKHGQGGHGGQGGHGGQGGHGGHGGQGGVIDNGAQWDQGFGHFDQGANGAWDQGFNGHIDAGHGVVDLGIGQGSGHVSGHGKSGGKVLH
- the LOC143052571 gene encoding uncharacterized protein LOC143052571 isoform X4 — encoded protein: MNKLILLALVVVALECASAYKISSHKYPYRRRYLPRSKLGLRYSKKLPVKYVPIVKHVPVYKTVPKYIPRYIRVPVIKKIKVPHTVIQKVPVYNTIVKYVPKAVKVYVPKEKIVEVPVHHHTEKVIEVPVPGPAIHHKPDVIVAGGDNIQIGGGNDFGFDAAWENDFQFNGGAEQHAPRSIVISDADNVQVNAAPGGGAQADLVINGADNVNVDGGINFGHLGGNGGHFAADAGHHGSQHPVAIIGIDKHGQGGHGGQGGHGGQGGHGGHGGQGGVIDNGAQWDQGFGHFDQGANGAWDQGFNGHIDAGHGVVDLGIGQGSGHVSGHGKSGGKVLH
- the LOC143052571 gene encoding uncharacterized protein LOC143052571 isoform X1 encodes the protein MGHGGAGHGGAGGHGGLGGGGHGGFVDVGHGGAGGHGGAGGHGGLGGGGHGGHVDFGHGGGGGHGGGGNGGQGSGKGDINIGIGLGSGGGMGQGIAGGGKAVGIGMGGGGGHHGGAGGHGGSGHGGSGGHGGGGHGGAGGHGGAGGHGGAGGHGGGGHGGAGGHGSAGGHGGAGGHGLGADFGFLPQDIGMGFGTKDLALGVGVGPGSIGAGISGGQGGAGMGMTHDSVGIGGGTHGGGGAAMGAADAQVGLGFSAGDGLGLGMSKPGADADNVQVNAAPGGGAQADLVINGADNVNVDGGINFGHLGGNGGHFAADAGHHGSQHPVAIIGIDKHGQGGHGGQGGHGGQGGHGGHGGQGGVIDNGAQWDQGFGHFDQGANGAWDQGFNGHIDAGHGVVDLGIGQGSGHVSGHGKSGGKVLH
- the LOC143052571 gene encoding uncharacterized protein LOC143052571 isoform X8, which encodes MNKLILLALVVVALECASAYKMPVKYVPIVKHVPVYKTVPKYIPRYIRVPVIKKIKVPHTVIQKVPVYNTIVKYVPKAVKVYVPKEKIVEVPVHHHTEKVIEVPVPGPAIHHKPDVIVAGGDNIQIGGGNDFGFDAAWENDFQFNGGAEQHAPRSIVISDADNVQVNAAPGGGAQADLVINGADNVNVDGGINFGHLGGNGGHFAADAGHHGSQHPVAIIGIDKHGQGGHGGQGGHGGQGGHGGHGGQGGVIDNGAQWDQGFGHFDQGANGAWDQGFNGHIDAGHGVVDLGIGQGSGHVSGHGKSGGKVLH
- the LOC143052571 gene encoding uncharacterized protein LOC143052571 isoform X3, with translation MGHGGAGHGGAGGHGGLGGGGHGGFVDVGHGGAGGHGGAGGHGGLGGGGHGGHVDFGHGGGGGHGGGGNGGQGSGKGDINIGIGLGSGGGMGQGIAGGGKAVGIGMGGGGGHHGGAGGHGGSGHGGSGGHGGGGHGGAGGHGGAGGHGGAGGHGGGGHGGAGGHGSAGGHGGAGGHGLGADFGFLPQDIGMGFGTKDLALGVGVGPGSIGAGISGGQGGAGMGMTHDSVGIGGGTHGGGGAAMGAADAQVGLGFSAGDGLGLGMSKPGVDGGINFGHLGGNGGHFAADAGHHGSQHPVAIIGIDKHGQGGHGGQGGHGGQGGHGGHGGQGGVIDNGAQWDQGFGHFDQGANGAWDQGFNGHIDAGHGVVDLGIGQGSGHVSGHGKSGGKVLH
- the LOC143052571 gene encoding uncharacterized protein LOC143052571 isoform X2 encodes the protein MGHGGAGHGGAGGHGGLGGGGHGGFVDVGHGGAGGHGGAGGHGGLGGGGHGGHVDFGHGGGGGHGGGGNGGQGSGKGDINIGIGLGSGGGMGQGIAGGGKAVGIGMGGGGGHHGGAGGHGGSGHGGSGGHGGGGHGGAGGHGGAGGHGGAGGHGGGGHGGAGGHGSAGGHGGAGGHGLGADFGFLPQDIGMGFGTKDLALGVGVGPGSIGAGISGGQGGAGMGMTHDSVGIGGGTHGGGGAAMGAADAQVGLGFSAGDGLGLGMSKPGVQVNAAPGGGAQADLVINGADNVNVDGGINFGHLGGNGGHFAADAGHHGSQHPVAIIGIDKHGQGGHGGQGGHGGQGGHGGHGGQGGVIDNGAQWDQGFGHFDQGANGAWDQGFNGHIDAGHGVVDLGIGQGSGHVSGHGKSGGKVLH
- the LOC143052571 gene encoding uncharacterized protein LOC143052571 isoform X5, whose translation is MNKLILLALVVVALECASAYKNPYRRRYLPRSKLGLRYSKKLPVKYVPIVKHVPVYKTVPKYIPRYIRVPVIKKIKVPHTVIQKVPVYNTIVKYVPKAVKVYVPKEKIVEVPVHHHTEKVIEVPVPGPAIHHKPDVIVAGGDNIQIGGGNDFGFDAAWENDFQFNGGAEQHAPRSIVISDADNVQVNAAPGGGAQADLVINGADNVNVDGGINFGHLGGNGGHFAADAGHHGSQHPVAIIGIDKHGQGGHGGQGGHGGQGGHGGHGGQGGVIDNGAQWDQGFGHFDQGANGAWDQGFNGHIDAGHGVVDLGIGQGSGHVSGHGKSGGKVLH
- the LOC143052571 gene encoding uncharacterized protein LOC143052571 isoform X9, translated to MNKLILLALVVVALECVSSHKLPVKYVPIVKHVPVYKTVPKYIPRYIRVPVIKKIKVPHTVIQKVPVYNTIVKYVPKAVKVYVPKEKIVEVPVHHHTEKVIEVPVPGPAIHHKPDVIVAGGDNIQIGGGNDFGFDAAWENDFQFNGGAEQHAPRSIVISDADNVQVNAAPGGGAQADLVINGADNVNVDGGINFGHLGGNGGHFAADAGHHGSQHPVAIIGIDKHGQGGHGGQGGHGGQGGHGGHGGQGGVIDNGAQWDQGFGHFDQGANGAWDQGFNGHIDAGHGVVDLGIGQGSGHVSGHGKSGGKVLH
- the LOC143052571 gene encoding uncharacterized protein LOC143052571 isoform X7; the encoded protein is MNKLILLALVVVALECASAYKISSHKLPVKYVPIVKHVPVYKTVPKYIPRYIRVPVIKKIKVPHTVIQKVPVYNTIVKYVPKAVKVYVPKEKIVEVPVHHHTEKVIEVPVPGPAIHHKPDVIVAGGDNIQIGGGNDFGFDAAWENDFQFNGGAEQHAPRSIVISDADNVQVNAAPGGGAQADLVINGADNVNVDGGINFGHLGGNGGHFAADAGHHGSQHPVAIIGIDKHGQGGHGGQGGHGGQGGHGGHGGQGGVIDNGAQWDQGFGHFDQGANGAWDQGFNGHIDAGHGVVDLGIGQGSGHVSGHGKSGGKVLH